The DNA region caaatatcattaattttttataataaaaatatttaattataaaagacAAAATGTGGGTgagataaaatattattaatgttttTGTAAAGATTTATAATGATATATAACACATCATTTagatcatttttaaaaaattcatctctaataatttaatataaaagaaaataaggtTTTTTTTTATATCATGAAACAACCACCACAAAGTTCTTTTTGATGGTGTGAAGTTGACAATTTCATGAATTAAACAATATCATTATTATTCAAGTATTTATCTAAAATCTTTCAATACAGATATATAGTGTTGAtgcacaaaaaaagaaaaacttagtATAATGAATTATCTATTTTCTTAAACACCCGCTTTTTATTAGCAAAACAATATTTCAATTGAGCTTATTTGAATTTCTTAAGAAATCAATCTCTGATTTATTGGATATCTCTTTGTCTTTAAGGTAAAATTCAggaaaataattatgtaaaaattagaaaagtgaaaaagggaaaaaatggaTGAAACTTGAAATACTTAACAAAGCCTAGCTCAACGAGGAGGGAAACAGTTATAACTTACAAGTTACAACTCGGTGACGGAATTCCTTTCGCTTTAACTCACTTTCAAACAACTCTGTCACCCTTTCCTCAAATGGCCACCAAAGCCTTCTCCGTACCCTTCGCTGACGTCACCAACAGCGTCAGCTTCCCCTTCGCTCCTAAACCCCCAACCGCATCTCCAAGACACTGCGTTTTCTCACTTACTTGCTCTGCCGGTAACCCTCTCTTCTCAACCACGAGTGTCTTAACTTAATGTAGTGTAATCAAACCAATCAATTTCACTTTATGAAATCCATTTCTTCTATTGTAGTGCATTGTCATTTGGATGCATGGAAATGATTAATGATTACACATAAACATGTTAGTTATAGTAATACAGCTCAGAGCTCAAACAAATTTGATCAAGTTTTCTTGCTTGATTCATAGGTAAGGGTGAGAGGCCTTGGAAAACTTCGGATGCAAGGCTTGTGCTTCAAGATGGTTCAATCTGGAATGCCAAATCATTTGGCGCTTCTGGAACCCAAGTTGGTGAAGTTGTTTTCAATACATCATTGACTGGGTGAGAAAAAACTATAACTATCAAGGAATTAGGATCTGTAGTTATCATTctgaaattttgataattttgtaaACTGCAGTTATCAAGAAATTTTGACGGATCCTAGTTATGCTGGTCAGTTTGTGCTCATGACAAATCCGCACATTGGGAATACCGGTGTAAATTTTGGTATGTGTTTATGTTATAACTACAATTTCCATGAGTCTTGAATCCATGTGCTTGGAATTCATTTAAACCCAATTTTGGATGCACTGCCCGATAGATGATGAGGAATCAAGACGGTGCTTCCTTTCTGGTCTAGTTATTCGGAGTTTGAGTATCAGTACATCAAATTGGAGATGTGTTAAAGCACTCGGTGATTACTTAGTGGAAAGGAACATCATGGGAATCTGTGAGTACTTGGTATATGAAATTTGTTTTGAGAAGTAATTtaatatcaaaataatttaaGTTCTTGCCATTGATTGAGTTTGATGGTAACTTGTGATGCAACAGATGATGTTGACACGCGTGCAATTACACGAAGATTGAGACAAGATGGCAGTCTTATTGGTGTCTTGAGCACTGATAATTCTAAAACAGAACAGGAACTACTGCAGATATCTCAGTCGTGGAACATTGTTGGTAAGGATTTGAGTCTTTGTGGTCATGTAAATGTTTTCTAAATTGAGTTACATGAGTCCTATTTTATATTTGCAGGTATTGATCTAATAAGCGGCGTCTCATGCATGTCTCCACTTGAATGGATTGATAAAACAGAAGATGAATGGGAATTCCATCCAAATAAAGATCCAGCCGGAGAAACTTTCCATGTAATTATATTCCATTAGCACTGTCTCTTTCGTTTTGTTGTCTATTGGGGTTATTTAAGTTGTGCTTTCATGCCATCTAATGAACTGTAGGTAGTTGCTTATGATTTTGGGATTAAGCATAATATACTTAGGCGATTAGCATCATACAGATGTAAAATTACAGTTGTGCCGTCTACATGGCCAGCATCAGAAACTTTGAAGATAAAGCCAGATGGGGTCATTTTAAGCAATGGCCCTGGAGATCCATCTGCCATTCCTTATGCTGTTGAAACTGTAAAGAATATTCTTGGAAAGGTGCCTGTTTTTGGAATTTGCATGGGCCATCAATTGTTAGGCCAGGCTTTAGGTGGCAAGACCTTCAAGATGAAATTTGGTCACCATGGAGGAAACCATCCTGTTCGCAACCTGAGAACTGGCCGTGTCGAAATTAGTGCTCAGGTATGTCAActaaaggttttttttttccctACCGATTCTTTGTATTGTAGTATATCACCATAAATATGGTTAACCTAGTGTCATATTGGCAGTAAGAGCTACTATGAAAATGATAAATTGGTATAAGCAATATCACAAATTCAATTACAAAGTTTAATTGAGATGAAACTCACCATGGTAATGTCTTTCTGTGATGAAATATGAAGCAGAATATCAAAT from Arachis hypogaea cultivar Tifrunner chromosome 10, arahy.Tifrunner.gnm2.J5K5, whole genome shotgun sequence includes:
- the LOC112715875 gene encoding carbamoyl phosphate synthase small chain, chloroplastic, translating into MATKAFSVPFADVTNSVSFPFAPKPPTASPRHCVFSLTCSAGKGERPWKTSDARLVLQDGSIWNAKSFGASGTQVGEVVFNTSLTGYQEILTDPSYAGQFVLMTNPHIGNTGVNFDDEESRRCFLSGLVIRSLSISTSNWRCVKALGDYLVERNIMGIYDVDTRAITRRLRQDGSLIGVLSTDNSKTEQELLQISQSWNIVGIDLISGVSCMSPLEWIDKTEDEWEFHPNKDPAGETFHVVAYDFGIKHNILRRLASYRCKITVVPSTWPASETLKIKPDGVILSNGPGDPSAIPYAVETVKNILGKVPVFGICMGHQLLGQALGGKTFKMKFGHHGGNHPVRNLRTGRVEISAQNHNYAVDPATLPKGVEVTHINLNDGSCAGLAFPSQRVLSLQYHPEASPGPHDSDYAFREFVQLMMQDRKKANKSLKLAAAQASDA